A window of the Fulvia fulva chromosome 3, complete sequence genome harbors these coding sequences:
- a CDS encoding NEDD8-activating enzyme E1 catalytic subunit, producing MAALNGDSQTTTRSRSKDMAYILSRAGACTDASTFTPGQAAFDSLSTTKVLVIGAGGLGCEILKNLALSGFKSIDVIDMDTIDVSNLNRQFLFRQSDVGQPKATVAANFVMKRVPGCQINAYVGKIQDKDESYYMQFNMLICGLDSVEARRWINATLVGMVDEQNQESLKPLIDGGTEGFKGQSRVILPTMTSCIECQLDMHAPRAAVPLCTLATIPRQPQHCIEWAHIIKWEEERKGVTLDTDDPEHITWLYQTALKRAQEFGIQGVTYTMTQGVVKNIIPAIASTNAIIAASSCNEAFKIATNSAPFLANPMNIPTGVDPDDYMADMDGEFMPAPDNYMLYTGDNSVYTYTFGHKRKPDCPVCGNLPKDLSVSGDTTLGELVESFAERPDAQLKKPNLRTGEKSLFYSSPESLRQQTEGNLKLKLKDLIEDGEIVAISDPAFSIDFNYRLSLT from the exons ATGGCTGCCCTCAACGGAGACAGCCAGACCACGACACGCTCTCGCTCCAAAGACATGGCCTACATCCTGTCCCGCGCCGGGGCCTGCACCGATGCCAGCACATTCACGCCGGGTCAGGCAGCTTTCGACTCGCTCAGCACGACCAAAGTCCTCGTCATCGGCGCAGGCGGGTTAGGATGTGAGATTCTCAAGAACCTGGCCTTGTCGGGCTTCAAGAGCATCGACGTGATTGATATGGACACCATCGACGTCTCCAACCTCAACCGCCAGTTCCTCTTCCGACAGAGCGACGTCGGTCAGCCCAAGGCCACGGTGGCAGCCAACTTCGTCATGAAGCGCGTGCCGGGCTGTCAGATCAATGCGTACGTCGGCAAGATACAGGACAAGGACGAGAGCTACTACATGCAGTTCAACATGCTCATTTGCGGTCTCGACTCGGTCGAAGCACGACGCTGGATCAATGCTACGCTGGTGGGCATGGTCGATGAACAGAACCAGGAGAGTCTCAAGCCGTTGATCGAT GGCGGCACAGAAGGCTTCAAGGGACAGTCGCGCGTCATCCTTCCAACCATGACCTCCTGTATCGAATGCCAGCTCGACATGCACGCGCCTCGCGCCGCCGTGCCTCTCTGCACACTCGCTACTATCCCACGCCAGCCACAACACTGCATCGAATGGGCTCACATCATCAAGTGGGAGGAGGAGCGCAAGGGCGTCACACTGGATACAGACGATCCAGAGCACATCACGTGGCTATACCAGACCGCCCTCAAGCGGGCACAAGAGTTTGGGATCCAGGGCGTCACGTACACCATGACACAAGGTGTCGTGAAGAACATCATCCCCGCCATCGCCTCCACCAACGCCATTATTGCCGCCTCGAGCTGTAATGAGGCCTTCAAGATCGCTACCAATTCGGCGCCCTTCCTGGCAAATCCGATGAACATTCCGACTGGTGTTGATCCTGATGACTACATGGCCGATATGGATG GTGAATTCATGCCAGCGCCGGACAATTACATGCTGTACACTGGCGATAACAGCGTCTACACCTACACGTTCGGACACAAGAGGAAACCGGATTGCCCAGTGTGTGGCAACCTTCCGAAGGATCTTTCAGTCAGTGGCGATACCACGCTGGGTGAGCTTGTGGAGAGCTTCGCAGAGCGTCCAGACGCTCAGCTGAAGAAG CCAAACCTCAGAACAGGCGAGAAATCGCTCTTCTACTCCTCACCAGAAAGCTTACGTCAGCAAACTGAGGGTAACCTGAAATTGAAG